In Glycine max cultivar Williams 82 chromosome 7, Glycine_max_v4.0, whole genome shotgun sequence, a single window of DNA contains:
- the LOC100807789 gene encoding protein indeterminate-domain 5, chloroplastic, which translates to MAAPFSAASLFAIREEDQNQMKQQQHSSTPSSSTTPAAPPQKKRRNQPGTPYPDAEVIALSPKTLMATNRFLCEVCNKGFQREQNLQLHRRGHNLPWKLKQKTNKEPKRKVYLCPEPTCVHHDPSRALGDLTGIKKHYSRKHGEKKWKCDKCSKKYAVQSDWKAHSKTCGTREYRCDCGTLFSRRDSFITHRAFCDALAQESARDQPPNLSSAISNQLYGNSNNISLGLSQMGPQIPSIHDQNHQSSDLLHFGGAPRTGQFDHILPPNIASSSPFRPSMQTPPFFMQEPNQTYHDSNKPFQGLIQLSDLNNNNAPSGSNFFNLPFLSNRANKNNNYSEEQQQFNTAEESNFFSESTMNIGTDHQANSTTTAPSLFSTNSLQNTNISHMSATALLQKAAQMGSTSSSNHNIINNNTTNNNPSASSILRSLASKSDQRQLGGGAGNYATIFNNSVQEMMDISGFEAYDHHGGMNKEQKLGVGGSDRLTRDFLGVAQQQQQQQREGFNLVSSLESETNNNNAAPSGQSFGSDGNFQ; encoded by the exons atggCAGCACCTTTTTCTGCAGCATCTCTTTTTGCAATCAGAGAAGAGGATCAGAATCAGATGAAGCAGCAGCAGCATTCCTCAACACCATCATCATCAACCACTCCAGCTGCACCACCccagaagaaaagaagaaaccaACCAGGAACACCAT ATCCAGATGCGGAGGTGATAGCACTATCTCCCAAGACCCTAATGGCAACAAACAGGTTTTTATGTGAAGTGTGCAATAAAGGGTTCCAAAGAGAGCAAAACCTACAGCTGCACAGAAGAGGACACAACTTGCCTTGGAAGCTAAAGCAAAAGACCAACAAAGAGCCAAAGAGAAAGGTTTATCTGTGTCCCGAGCCCACATGTGTTCACCATGACCCTTCAAGAGCCCTTGGAGACCTCACTGGCATTAAGAAACACTACTCTCGCAAACATGGTGAGAAGAAGTGGAAGTGTGATAAGTGCTCCAAGAAATATGCTGTTCAATCAGATTGGAAGGCACACTCCAAAACCTGTGGCACTAGAGAGTATAGATGTGACTGTGGCACCCTCTTCTCCAG AAGAGACAGTTTCATCACTCACAGAGCCTTCTGTGATGCTTTGGCACAAGAAAGTGCCAGAGATCAGCCACCAAACCTGAGCAGTGCCATTAGCAACCAACTATATGGAAACAGCAACAACATATCCTTAGGCTTATCTCAAATGGGTCCACAAATCCCTTCAATCCATGACCAAAACCATCAATCTAGTGACCTATTGCATTTTGGTGGTGCACCAAGGACTGGTCAATTTGACCACATTCTCCCACCAAACATTGCCTCATCATCACCCTTTAGACCTTCCATGCAAACCCCACCATTCTTCATGCaagaaccaaaccaaacctacCATGACTCAAACAAGCCATTCCAAGGACTAATACAATTATCTGACCTAAACAACAACAATGCCCCTTCTGGCTCCAACTTTTTCAACCTTCCTTTTCTATCCAACCGTgccaacaagaacaacaactaTTCTGAGGAACAACAACAATTCAACACGGCTGAAGAGTCCAATTTCTTCTCAGAAAGCACCATGAACATTGGCACTGATCACCAAGCAAACTCCACCACCACTGCCCCTTCTCTCTTCAGCACTAATTCCCTTCAAAACACCAACATTTCTCACATGTCCGCAACAGCACTGCTTCAAAAAGCTGCTCAAATGGGTTCAACAAGTTCAAGCAACCacaacatcatcaacaacaacaccacCAATAACAACCCTAGTGCCTCCTCTATTCTTAGAAGCTTAGCATCAAAATCTGATCAGAGGCAACTCGGTGGTGGTGCTGGAAACTATGCAACAATCTTCAACAACAGTGTTCAGGAAATGATGGACATTTCAGGGTTTGAAGCATATGATCATCATGGTGGCATGaacaaagaacaaaaactcGGTGTTGGAGGCTCTGATAGGCTCACAAGGGACTTTCTAGGAGTTgcgcagcagcaacaacaacaacaacgagaAGGGTTTAACTTGGTGAGTTCTTTGGAATCAgagacaaataataataatgctgCGCCGTCAGGTCAATCTTTCGGAAGTGATGGCAACTTTCAGTGA
- the LOC100807255 gene encoding uncharacterized protein isoform X1, with protein sequence MRTNIKKILPSNMALMHRYGRNLWQPAKPLIGRKKMQEIQKNNDCPHLLSRGGYDLLEKKLLDEKIKKRQHDALMTENPALIEDLPSPIQRHVKWKMARTNRYGMMTSKAARQIADKIDSLKEQVTQGEFVPQGRQDILNTTIGIPDHGGRVRAAGSGVTISQYYGRTSRASTTSSISFTKEQLVEIVVTIREQVRNEIEEEKKRSLHAWKNELKDAIITDIFNGDKVSAPANFDLNVLGARVSTKESNAEIVVNPSGEEHVGRVTPPMGLYVQSQDCTKLVALGKIHDGPSTIHCVAYADDVVRVSVEKVIDGEAEVPLATSEIKYVRDVVNTFIAWPLPLVKLVSNEHSGITPDKAANAAELNNDVPKQDPLHELIKTLVEIYDKPVEFVWDLTKFGIPNVNSLLFLTYTNVSEITSGEKCLNIAILQFWTMYMNEWSNGLGHRSVYGFLEPQSIHNAKDRRGQCEEYIEKWLKESQRQLYIGAYLNDAHWQMVVLCPKDNVVV encoded by the exons ATGAGGACCAACATAAAGAAGATCCTTCCGTCAAATATGGCTTTGATGCACAGATATGGGAGGAATTTGTGGCAACCCGCAAAACCCCTAATTGGCAG GAAGAAGATGCAGGAAATCCAAAAGAATAATGACTGTCCCCATTTGCTTTCCCGCGGGGGATATGATTTGCTAGAAAAGAAGCTGTTAGACGAGAAAATCAAGAAAAGGCAACATGACGCATTGATGACTGAAAATCCAGCACTCATTGAGGACCTCCCATCTCCCATTCAAAGACATGTCAAGTGGAAGATGGCACGCACGAACCGATATGGGATGATGACATCTAAGGCTGCTAGACAAATTGCTGATAAAATT GACTCGTTGAAAGAACAAGTGACACAGGGTGAGTTTGTCCCCCAGGGTCGTCAAGATATACTTAACACGACCATAGGAATACCAGATCATGGAGGTCGTGTTCGTGCAGCTGGGTCTGGGGTCACAATTAGTCAATACTATGGGAGGACATCACGTGCCTCAACTACCTCATCCATATCATTCACCAAAGAACAGTTAGTTGAAATAGTAGTGACCATTAGGGAACAAGTCAGGAATgagattgaagaagaaaagaagcgaAGTCTACACGCTTGGAAAAACGagctgaaggatgccatcatTACTGACATATTTAACGGAGATAAGGTCTCAGCACCGGCTAATTTTGACTTAAATGTGTTAGGTGCACGCGTGAGCACTAAGGAGAGCAATGCTGAAATTGTTGTGAACCCTTCTGGGGAAGAACATGTTGGTCGTGTAACACCGCCTATGGGGTTGTACGTCCAAAGTCAAGATTGTACAAAGCTGGTGGCGTTGGGAAAAATTCATGATGGACCATCTACCATACATTGCGTAGCATATGCAGATGATGTCGTAAGGGTTAGTGTCGAAAAAGTAATTGATGGTGAAGCTGAAGTTCCATTAGCGACATCAGAAATTAAGTATGTGAGAGATGTCGTTAACACATTCATTGCATGGCCATTGCCTTTGGTAAAACTGGTATCAAATGAG CATTCAGGAATCACTCCAGACAAAGCTGCCAATGCTGCCGAATTAAACAATGATGTTCCTAAACAGGACCCCTTGCATGAGTTGATTAAGACCCTTGTTGAGATTTACGACAAGCCTGTGGAGTTTGTGTGGGATCTTACTAAATTTGGGATTCCAAATGTAAATTCATTGTTGTTCTTAACGTATACTAATGTCAGTGAAATAACATCAGGTGAAAAATGCTTGAACATAGCCATACTTCAATTTTGGACCAT GTATATGAATGAGTGGAGTAATGGCTTGGGTCATCGATcggtgtatggattccttgagcctcAATCTATACACAATGCAAAGGATAGACGTGGGCAATGTGAAGAATATATTGAAAAATGGCTTAAGGAATCTCAACGACAACTGTACATAGGAGCTTATTTGAATGA CGCCCATTGGCAAATGGTTGTGTTGTGTCCTAAAGACAATGTGGTGGTCTAG
- the LOC100807255 gene encoding uncharacterized protein isoform X2 yields MQEIQKNNDCPHLLSRGGYDLLEKKLLDEKIKKRQHDALMTENPALIEDLPSPIQRHVKWKMARTNRYGMMTSKAARQIADKIDSLKEQVTQGEFVPQGRQDILNTTIGIPDHGGRVRAAGSGVTISQYYGRTSRASTTSSISFTKEQLVEIVVTIREQVRNEIEEEKKRSLHAWKNELKDAIITDIFNGDKVSAPANFDLNVLGARVSTKESNAEIVVNPSGEEHVGRVTPPMGLYVQSQDCTKLVALGKIHDGPSTIHCVAYADDVVRVSVEKVIDGEAEVPLATSEIKYVRDVVNTFIAWPLPLVKLVSNEHSGITPDKAANAAELNNDVPKQDPLHELIKTLVEIYDKPVEFVWDLTKFGIPNVNSLLFLTYTNVSEITSGEKCLNIAILQFWTMYMNEWSNGLGHRSVYGFLEPQSIHNAKDRRGQCEEYIEKWLKESQRQLYIGAYLNDAHWQMVVLCPKDNVVV; encoded by the exons ATGCAGGAAATCCAAAAGAATAATGACTGTCCCCATTTGCTTTCCCGCGGGGGATATGATTTGCTAGAAAAGAAGCTGTTAGACGAGAAAATCAAGAAAAGGCAACATGACGCATTGATGACTGAAAATCCAGCACTCATTGAGGACCTCCCATCTCCCATTCAAAGACATGTCAAGTGGAAGATGGCACGCACGAACCGATATGGGATGATGACATCTAAGGCTGCTAGACAAATTGCTGATAAAATT GACTCGTTGAAAGAACAAGTGACACAGGGTGAGTTTGTCCCCCAGGGTCGTCAAGATATACTTAACACGACCATAGGAATACCAGATCATGGAGGTCGTGTTCGTGCAGCTGGGTCTGGGGTCACAATTAGTCAATACTATGGGAGGACATCACGTGCCTCAACTACCTCATCCATATCATTCACCAAAGAACAGTTAGTTGAAATAGTAGTGACCATTAGGGAACAAGTCAGGAATgagattgaagaagaaaagaagcgaAGTCTACACGCTTGGAAAAACGagctgaaggatgccatcatTACTGACATATTTAACGGAGATAAGGTCTCAGCACCGGCTAATTTTGACTTAAATGTGTTAGGTGCACGCGTGAGCACTAAGGAGAGCAATGCTGAAATTGTTGTGAACCCTTCTGGGGAAGAACATGTTGGTCGTGTAACACCGCCTATGGGGTTGTACGTCCAAAGTCAAGATTGTACAAAGCTGGTGGCGTTGGGAAAAATTCATGATGGACCATCTACCATACATTGCGTAGCATATGCAGATGATGTCGTAAGGGTTAGTGTCGAAAAAGTAATTGATGGTGAAGCTGAAGTTCCATTAGCGACATCAGAAATTAAGTATGTGAGAGATGTCGTTAACACATTCATTGCATGGCCATTGCCTTTGGTAAAACTGGTATCAAATGAG CATTCAGGAATCACTCCAGACAAAGCTGCCAATGCTGCCGAATTAAACAATGATGTTCCTAAACAGGACCCCTTGCATGAGTTGATTAAGACCCTTGTTGAGATTTACGACAAGCCTGTGGAGTTTGTGTGGGATCTTACTAAATTTGGGATTCCAAATGTAAATTCATTGTTGTTCTTAACGTATACTAATGTCAGTGAAATAACATCAGGTGAAAAATGCTTGAACATAGCCATACTTCAATTTTGGACCAT GTATATGAATGAGTGGAGTAATGGCTTGGGTCATCGATcggtgtatggattccttgagcctcAATCTATACACAATGCAAAGGATAGACGTGGGCAATGTGAAGAATATATTGAAAAATGGCTTAAGGAATCTCAACGACAACTGTACATAGGAGCTTATTTGAATGA CGCCCATTGGCAAATGGTTGTGTTGTGTCCTAAAGACAATGTGGTGGTCTAG